GGAATCGTCGACGAAGCTGCCAACTTCGAAATAGCGGCTGTCGTTCTTTCGGGTAGTTGCCATAGCTACACGGTGATCGTGGGCAGAGAATATCACATTAGGTTTCAATTGGAGCATGACCTatataatttaaaacattatttGAAGTCCATTGATAAAAGAGTGTTACAATTTACTTCTCGGGAGAAGATGCCAGGAATGAAAGTCAAAGGAATGTGACTCAAAACAACTCTGAACTTATCGTCAAAAGTTGAAACAGAAGGTAGACTAAAATCACCAATGATTCTGTTAACCTGTTgaattttcataaaaataaattaattgtcCTTATTTTTTACTCCACATGCATTACCACAACAAATTGAATGTTTCCAGAAATATTTTCCATTTGGTTTGGGAAGTTGGTATTGAATCGTTCAATCTTACTTCTAGTAACATGATCTACTCCTTCACCCCCAATATCATTGTCCCCAGGTAAGTAGATTATCTGTAACCATGAATGTGTTAAAACTCTAGAATCACTAAAAGACAAAATACAGGGACACAAacctttgatttaaattttgaaatatcaaATATTGCTGAAAATCTCGTCTTGTAAAATTGGTAATCATCATCTGTGCTAGTGCTTCCTTCATCCATCAGGTCTCCTAGAAAAACCACAACATCTGGTTTGATGTAATGTAAGGCATAGTAAAAGGACTTTGCCAAGTACCTGTTATGCAGAGAGTAGGGTCTTAGCATCCTTGCGTAAAACTaggaataaatataaatcGGTCATATTTACCTATCACTGTCTGAATATGCAATCCAACCTAGAACCTCATGAATACCTAATATCTGTGGATCAGACACTATCAAAATGCGTTGGCAATGTCGATTTTCTGACTGCAGGCAATTGACATGGGGCCATTTCATGGAGTCGTGCCAGTATACGAAATATTCATTGTGAAAAACTGTAAGGcacaagatgaagaagaacaatTTTAACCTTTGGTTAAACGACTTCAAATGAAGTCTACACCTCATTCTACTAAACTAAACATAAACGGCTGGATGTTGACTTTTCACATTTACCGATTTGATCAATCTattttgtcgtctgctactgAAGAATGTCACGTGATAAGTCTGATTGGTTGTTTGAACGGCACGCATTTAACCGCGAATTTCGTAAAGCCAGTAGAAAGAATcagattcctttttttaatttttgtatcaACAAACAGAGTTGAACAAGACaacaagtgaacaaaatacaaacacattttctaacaaataaaacaggtgttttttttcctcgtttcGTATAAATTAACAATATCAATGGAAATGTTTGATTTGTAATTTGTATCAAATTCCAAGTAGGGATCCCAAGTAgtacataattaaaaattggctGTGTCCTGATGAGTGTTCTGTTTTACTTTGAATAGAATTATAAAAGCATTTCCCATACAAAAAGTAATGGTTGTTACCTCACATTTTGAGTATGTTGAACAACAAATAAATGCTCAATTGCACTTGTTCTCGatatttgtttgaaaatggGTGTTTGTGTTCAGCATGACATGTTGCCCCCATTGACACTGTAGTTGACATTTTGACAGCAGTAAAAGTATGAATTAATCCTATCAGTAATGTCACCGCAAACACAAAATACGTCCTCCAGCACCGATGGGAGCGTCGGTAACTTAGCAACTGTGGTTGTGTAAACAGTATCGCGTATTTGAGACATCAAAACGTTGACAGATCCGCTCAGAAAACACACTCCAGAAAGTATTGATAAATAACCCGACGTCACTAATGCCATAGAGATGTAGACTTCTGTGCTCGCTATGTTTCAATGGGGCAAAACttgagagaaaagaggaataacaaatttttaaaaggaaaggTGAATGACTCAGCGGTTTTGTTCGAAGCCGCTAGCGCCCTGggggaatcaaataaaactcGATTGGCTGTCATCTTTTTTATTGGCGATTAAAATCGGCAGAACAACCGAGCGGTGAAACAACATTTGATAGGGgctatttttaatcaaaatgtCTCCCGCAGTTTAATCATAATGTATATATAGCACCTGAAACGCATTTTCCTTATTAACAAGTAAAGTCAATAACAGCAAATACAATAAacatcaaacgaaaaaaaggattCACCAACAAATGTGCctacaatcaaataaaacctCAACTATTACAAGCTTATCATATTCTACCTTGTCCAAAAAAACTAATATCATTCCGATGACGTATGCCCAACAATACAtcacacaaaagaaatcaCTTACGTAAATGTACTCTTTCAAATTTTACACGATTACCGAGGTCAGTACTACAAGAAAGACGTGACGTGCAGTAGTCCACAAGGCCATATACACACCCATCGGTATAgctattgaattattttgcgATTTACCTTCACAGTTTGTCTTGGAATAAGTGTCCAGTGTACAAGATCAACATCTTAGTGAAGCACCGGCTGCAAACGATAAATCAAGGTAAAAGGAATAAGCCTTTTAGTTTTCAGTCTCGTCTCAACGTGTGCGGAACTGGCGCAGTCCACACAAATTACACAACACTGTCGTTGGAtggatgaaattcaaaatgatttaGGTCATGTCACGATCACTGATGTAACAACTATATAAGATGCCCTCGTCTTGGGCGACTTTTCACACTAGTGCGCAGACTCACGGATGTTGAATAAAGGGTAAAACCGAACCTATAAATTGGCCATTTTCTCCGTCGACAGGACAACACTTTGGATGGCGATTCGGCTGGCGACAACAAAAGTGACAAGTGCGTCATCCCAACAACCAGCCCAAAAATGTAAGTCACTACCTACGAATATTATTGCGATAAGGCCAAACTGATTAGTTCCTAAACCCCGTTACACTTATTCTTAAACCCACCTATTAGCTAGTATACCTTAACCAaggcgccaaattcaaaaaaatgaacggAAGCAGCAACTACAGTCTGGAAGAAATTGTGCTCACTCGCAACGGAGAGATTTACAATCCGGTGGATGTTAGGGAGACCATCTTCTTGATCGTCACCAAATCCATCTGCTGTCTCATCGGAATCCCCTTCAACGTCACCATCGCCATTTCCACCATCCGCCATTTTTTCATCGTCGGTCTGGGCACCATCCGCTGCGAGATGTGGCTGGTCCACATCAAAATCATCACGTTGATCCTGGCTATTTTGTTCGTCTCGTGCACCGCCTTGAATGTGATCGTTTACCGGCAGACTAAAACGCACCTGAGCGACAGCCGAACTCTGTCACCTTCGAGCTACGACGGCGGGATGGATTGGACTGCCGGGCGGCCCATCATCATCGGCGACGGATCCGTTCGAAATGTGAGAGGGTCACCGGGCAACAGCGACGATCCATCTGCAAATGCTGGACCGGCCATGTCGATTCACGTGGGCCGGAGGAAATTCAGCCAAATGGAAATCGAAGCCACTAGGACTTTGATTATTGGAGTGGCTTCGCTCATCGTCACTTGTCTCGGCGTCATCCTGGCCTCCAGTTTCTTCATTTGTCGATTCATTTATGGCCAATCCGAGTGCAGCAATTACAACTGGACTGGACCCTATTTGAGGGAACTCATGCTGTTTCCCGCAGTCTATTTCCCAATCCTACTGATCCTGAGAAGCAAAGAACTAATGTTGGGCTGACAAATAACGGATGAgacaaatgaatttcaatGATAGTAGTCAATAAAAtgtcatttaaattttgatctCTTTGTGCCAAAGGATATAGGTTACTTGTGAAACCATCTTTGTTTTATCCAATTATTTATGTGACTTTAACCTTAGCTATTTCATCGGGAATTGTGTGTAATGTCGGGTCGCAATACACACCACATACAAACCTTGAGACCTTGAGAtccatttttggttttttaaacaagCATGTCCTTGCATTAATGATGCGCGTTTTTCAAACAGTTGAAACTTGGATTATTCTGGCGCTGCGCAGTTTGACGATGGCTCATACTTTTTTTACGCAGCTGATTCTGAGCTCCATATGATTCGGGCTCGCCATATGAGTGGCGGTAGCtaccagtattctatagctctgattATACCTCTTCAAGTTGTCATTGCTAAGCCTTGTCTTCCAAACTACTGATTCAAATATGTAAATAGAGACGCCTaccttatatttatttttttggaagaCGACTAACGATCCATTCAGTCGAATGTCTAAAATTCAGGAAAGGAAATTCCCAGGTGAAGATGTGCATGGGATGATGACTGGTAGCGTTTCGGTCAAGTAGTTATCAAAGCTTCTTCTAGGGATCAATGAGCTGCGGACAGATAtcaaatttccatttcaattCGATTTCACAGGTGAGCAGAAAATCAGTTTACCATTACAACTGCCGTACGTACCGAAATTGAATTTCCAAGCTTTACAGAAATCTGCATAGGCTCTACACTTTTCAGCTATAGGTATCTTTCACCGTCGAAGAAATCACCTCACACTGCCAGTTGCTCATCACCTACctgtaaacaaaaaagaaaacgaaaatgttCAATACTGTGaacatggaaaataaaaactaaatcaCAAATgttgaacgagaaaaaaaatggacgcAAATTTAATAAGAACTAATATACAACTTAATTCTGCAGCAGACTCTTATTCCCTTATTCATACAGAAATAATATTATCAGCGTTGCTACTCCCTCGCTCGCACCTGCCACTAAAatcaaaacatgaaaaaatcaGTCTTTTACATAATCCTATAGCTGTATTAGCATAACGTTTGTTTCCACATCACACTTGTTTCTCGGAAAGGTTAAGTACTTGGTTATACAATGTTTAACGCTCGTTGTTATTTTTCGGTGCAACCCATTGCGAGAGAAAACTCCAAACTTGCCCACAAAGAAAACTATGAAGCGATATCTCAAATTCGGCACTTGAAATAGCCCGGAAAAATAAGCGAAATATACCcggaattgaaatttaaaagtgAATATTCTCGttcaacacaacaacaatatgCGGGAGACAAGACAAATAACAAACAGTGCAAATGGGAGATTCGTCAAAAGCCTCCCAGCAATGGCCAAAGTTTTGATTGCCGCGAGTGCAGCGCATTGGACCACGGATTACGAAACATGTAGCTACAGCAATAATTTCACCAAAATTATTTAGGCCAAAACATTTAAGGATGAGAAAAATGCTACCGACGAAAACGACATTGTTTTTACATATATACTCACTAATGCAAGTAGCGTGCCTCTATGGAGTTTCAAAAATTCACGGGTAGTATCGTCACTTTGATTACGCTATATAGATCAAGTATTCAGCGCATTGAATCAGtacaaaaatcaattaattaaaacCATCAACGCTAACAACCCAAATAAAATTGAGGTATGGAGAAAGGATCAGATCCACCCACATCTCGATACATTCCTCACGTGATCTGTaagcacttttttttaaaaatcaaagtgaTGACGTTAGTACTAGAAAACGGGATCCTAATTTcctgaaataaatttaaaaaaacatttcctgcTACCTTTTAACTCCTGATTTCAGTGGTGATGTCAAAAATTGCCAGAAGCTTTTCCCCCTCTATAGTGCGCAAACTCGTAAAGGGAGAAGGTGTACTGGGAACCAATAAAGAGAGATCCGCAGAGTTTCCGCGTTAACATACACCGAGACACGTCCTTTGAGAATACAGAACGATATACCTACAATCGCACTCACAAAGAAAATCGTAGAAAATCCCACATCAAATCGGACAACCTGTGAAACAACAAGGTATAGGGCTGCTATTTATTATAATTGTATACGGCTATAATTGCCTTAACTGTGCCGtgttaaaattatttaggATCACCTAATGCAATTGGACCGCAGGGAATTATGAATAGCAGCCATCAAGTGGAAGTTGTCCTCAACGGAAATGGAGAAATACACAACCCGATCACCGTAGACATCGTCTCAGTAATTGTTAAATTCCTCTGCTGTTGTGTCGGAATTCCTCTCAACGCGTCCATCGCAATCACAATCACTCGGTATCGACGTCTTCGATGCCGACCGCGCAACTGTTTCCTGTTGGCCATCATCTTGTCCTACTTGTCGTTCTTCATCCCACCCGCAATCGAATTGATCTACTGGGGCCTGTACCCAGTCGAATCGGTTTGTCATGCATTCATCGCCGCTGTAGCTGTACCGAAAGGTCTCTTGCTGACCAACATGCTGTTGGCTCTCATTGACAGATATTTAGCTATTAATTACCCTATATTACATCGAGAGAAAATGACGAACCGATTAGCAGGTTGTTTAATTATCACCTGTTCAATGTTAACGGTATTTCTCATAAAATTTGTCTACATCGCCCGACTGGGCACCATACGCTGCGAATGGCTGCTCATCCAAGTCAAAACACACATGATTGTTTTAATTATTCTATTTGCACCATGTATCGTGTTAAATATCATCATCTACCGGCAAACAAAGACTCTCCTACGTGATTCCCGTACTCTTCAAGCGACCCAGAACGAAAGAGATTTAATAGGCCGAAGAGCCAATGCTAACAACCAATCTACTGTCGTCACCCCGATGTGCATTCACACCCATAGAGAAAAACTTAgtgaaatggaaatggaagccACCCGTACACTGGTGATTGGGGTGGCATCTCTCTGCGTTATGCCCTGCCTGGCCCTCATTTTCATCGCATCTTACTTAGCTTGTGAATTTTTCTTCGGTCAATCGTCATGCAGTCGCTTTACTACTAGAATGGATCCCTTTGTAAAAGAATTGAGTTTGACTCCCGCTATTTACGGCCCAATCATATTTCTTGTAAGAAACAAGGAGTTCAATGCCGCATGATCAGCACGCATAATCGTTAGATATGTCTAAAGATTATTTAAATCTGTAGCTAATCATTTCCCCGCCCAAACAAATGATCTGGGGTCAATTTTTACTGTTAACCGTTCCCACTGAATGGACGAAGATATCTGCAAAGCTGCTATCACTAAAATGCGTTTCTGCCTAACAAAGTAATTTCCATATATGATACGTCaccgtgaaaaaaataaatcggaaACCTATGCCTACCTTCGCAGCAGGGTTGATTGTGCTGACATGTTGCATTCCCATCGATCCGACTGTTGCAGGTTCACCCCGTCGTTACGTGCGTCAGTTACCATGGTTATAATTATACTGAAGTGTTACCATAATTAGAATAATTATACTGAAGTGCTGCTGAGTTCCAGAACTATACacgtttagaaaaaaaaaacatggtgTCAGATTCACGTGGCTATGTAAGAAGAGATTACATGCCATTATAAAGTAGGCTAAGCCAAgttaaaaatgtcaagaaaaagTGTATATACTCTGCTTGATGAATTTTCCATGAAAAAGTGGTTCAATAACATTTCATCGTAAAGCTTAATTAGCTCATAGATGGCTTCTTGCCTTATATTGCAAGAGCTTATCAATGATTCTTATTTGATTAAGTGCTGGTATCTCGAAAACTCGTACGAAATAAATAGAAACTAAACAGAAATTCACCGAGAAAACCGAGGGCCTAGATATCTAACAGCTAACAAAATATTCACTGTGAAAAATGATAAGGTACAATTATAATGAAGGGTAACAACGCTGTTAGGCGTGATTATTCTCAATGAGCGGAAGCTCTTCTAAACTTAAGGGTTCAAAAATaatcccgttttcttttttctttctcaattgTTATGCAAAAACGAGAGGATTTTTTAGATAAACATCAAATCACTCGAGCTACGTATATGTGCAATCACTTTGTGTGGGCGTTTTCGTCATTGAGACAATGAACACtagattattttttgtttcgtatcATTGCAAGTTTTCAAAGGCTTTCCCAGCTATTACAAAACAACCCATAAACCAGTAGcagaaataaagaaactatAGACGGAAAAGAGATTGCAAACAAACATAAGCGCCCGTGGAGTTCAAGTGCTTGGTTTGATGGCATTAGAATAACCAATAATGCGCACTATAAAAAGGCTTTTTGAAAACTGAATACAAAATATAACTAAGAAAATCGCATTCAAGTGCTTCGTTAACGTTTACCGAGTTTCCCATTACACACCTGATTACACACAGGCAATTGCTGAGGAAATGAGACAAAATAATGATCCTCTGGGACGCGGTATTAAACCAAATAtgaaaaactggaaaattATACAGGGGGTACCACCGTGCTCTTCTCCACGGCGCATCCTCTCAATGCGCATAATCAAATGGATGATGACGAACCTATTTAAACTGGACCGGTATATTACAGATATCGAGACATCATTTCGaatgaatcgaaaaaaagacgATTCAAAAAATAGCGGCATAGAAAACTCAACAAACTTTGCAACAATTCTCGCCACATTGACGACAGAAAAAGGCAACTGTCGACCAAAATCTTTTACGCAACCACGCAAAACTCTCTCATTCTGCATTGTGTGTACCAGATAATTGAAAATGAGCAACAGCGACAGCAACATCAGCGTTAATCGAGAAGATGTCTCCACGACTCGATTTGCACGGCACTGAATTTGATCGTCTACCAGCAGACCCCAAACAGTTACTCAACCCAGATTGAAGAGGCTAGCCTCTACTAAAATAGAAAAGcctggatttaaaaaaatggataaGCCAGAAACATAAATTGATATCTTATTGTGATGCATTAATGCAAGAAGtaagatttcaaattttagagTAGATTCGATATCGCCTCTAGTCCTAATCGAATCAAAAGGGATGCAGAAATACTCATTCTTCATATGATCTGCCATCTCGGTCGTCGGTTGCCGTGCATCCCGTGCACTCCTTTTATCAAATTTATACAATTAATAGCACGCACAGTTCTGTAGTGACTATACCATCCTAGAAATCGAGATCAAATTACGCGCAAGTAGAGACCCAAGTTCACTTTCACTTATTTCCATTGCAGAATCCAAATAGCGCCAAATAGAAAGCAGGTTGCAagattgaaatttctttttctgattctaGCGCGCAAACTCCTGTAGGAACAAGGCAGGAACAAGGTGTCTGAATTTCTCAGAATGAAATAAAGCAGCAACCGGGAAGTTGCCGCTTCACCCACAAGGAAGCACATCCTTAGAGACGGCTGCCCGATATAGACATCCACATCACATCCAGCATCACAGAGCAATTCCGAAAAAGTCTAGAAATTCAGACATCAAAAAGGTCAACCTAATATTAAACAAACGAAAAGGTATAGATACTATGTCACATTTAGTGGTGTTAGGCTAGTCTCATTAACTGCAacgttttcaaattaattaggACCAACTGTAACTGAATGAGCAGCAATTATAGGACGCAGTGAAGAATAAATAGCAGCCAATCAAAGGGAAGTTTTCCTCAGTGAGAAATACGCAACCCCATCAACGTAGACATCGTATAACAGCGATTATTAAGAGCCTCTAATTTTCCATCGGAATCCCTCTCAATTGGTTTGTCGCTTTCACCATTATTGTCGCTTTTACCATCTTTTAACCTACTTGTCCTTTTTCGTCCCGACAGCAATCAAATTGATCTACTGGGGTCGAATCGAGCTCGAAGCTACCAGTCGAATCCCTGCGTCACCGACCTGTGGCCGTTGTAACAGCTGTACCGCAAGAACTCTTATTGACCAACATACTTTAGCTTTGACTGACATATATTTAGCCATTAGTCACCCCCTGTTACATCGAGCGAAAATGACGACCCAATTAGCCGCTTTCTTAATTCTCACCTGTTCAACGTTAACGGTTTTTCTCCTAAAAATTGCCTACATCTTTCGTCTGGGCATCCTACGCTGCGAAGTATGGCTAGTTgacatcaaaataataataattattataatatCTCTATTTACATCATGTATCGTGTTAAATCGTTTAAAAAAGACGACACATGACGAAAGAGATCCCTCAAATGGAAGTACGGTATTGTGAACTTTGATACTTGGAAGTAGCGAAGTTCACAATGACGCCATCAGTGCCGTCACCTCGATGTGCATTCACCCGTACACTAATAGTAATTGATGGGGCATTCCTCTGCGTAATGTCCTGCCTGGCCCTGATTTTTAATGCATCTTTCTTTGCTTGTCGACTTATTTTTGGCCAATCTTCATGCAGCAACTTTCTTAGAATAGTGCCACTCGTCAAAGAATTGAGTCTGACTGCCGCGATTTATACAGCCCTATATTATCACATTTCTTGTAAGAAACATTAAAGAGGTAAGACTCTATAAGAGTATAGCATGCTGCAAAAGTATTTGATAATATGACAATTTAATCGTTTTAATCCCCGTCTAGGCTGTGTAACCAGAAAACCATTTGTCCATTTCCCCATTCACGCAAAACCAtgcaaaacaaatatttggaAATATAATTGTTGCTCGCTTGAACGATGCACGTGAAAGTTTTTTAGTGTTTACTATCATAATATCACTCATTTTCTATCGCACGCAAATAATGttgcaaaataaaatgtacctTTTGTTCTGAGTAGTAGTGATGTCACTGTGATTCCTTTCAAGAAGAATTGCGTCAGTCATTCCGTTTTGAATCCGCCACGACTGCCAATGTGTCAGCAAACGAGGATTCAAACTACAGCAGATGAGCCATATCTTCGTCGCACCTGCCAATATACAATCAAAACATGAAAACATGGTCTTTTTATTGCATAACAAGAAATGTCGGCACAcgaaacattgaaaaagacTTGAGGCAACTATTTTTTGACGTAATGCTTTGGCACACCACTATGTTGAAATTTACGCCACAATTTTTATGCATATGCTATATCTCTTATCGCCATCAAATGATAGAAAGTAGAATTTCACAACAGCAGGTAAAACTAATcgaaaaacaataacaattttcattctttgttGGGCCGTTTTGTCCCTTGACAATCGTACCTACGTTATTTCATCGAATTTGATAACGCCATAGATCCATTAGTATTagatcaataataaaaatggtaTTGGATGGCCACCGTACTTTTGGGTGGCTAGACATTGGATAGATGACCTCGCCTTTCTATCGTCTCCATCTTATCGCGGTCCTCCCTAAATCAAGTATAAATaaagaatgaaacaaaaaatagtaaTTGGGAGAAAATGTACCGTTAACTCACACAAAAATTCAACCCAATATGAAAGCgaaattgaaaaggaaaaaatggtcAGAGCCAGCGCAACATCAAAGATTGAACAGAGGCGAGCCGATACGGGAAACAGAAAtgattggagaaaaaaaaactcagtaCGGTATGAGATGATAATACAAACATGttcccacatttttttttgttgcgtaTCATATTTCATTGTGCCTCTTCTCTTCATCCAATCGCAAAGGATAGTAAACGTGTTGGGAAATGACGTGGGTGTC
The sequence above is drawn from the Daphnia pulicaria isolate SC F1-1A chromosome 1, SC_F0-13Bv2, whole genome shotgun sequence genome and encodes:
- the LOC124348414 gene encoding cell division control protein 1-like, which translates into the protein MRCRLHLKSFNQRLKLFFFILCLTVFHNEYFVYWHDSMKWPHVNCLQSENRHCQRILIVSDPQILGIHEVLGWIAYSDSDRYLAKSFYYALHYIKPDVVVFLGDLMDEGSTSTDDDYQFYKTRFSAIFDISKFKSKIIYLPGDNDIGGEGVDHVTRSKIERFNTNFPNQMENISGNIQFVVVNRIIGDFSLPSVSTFDDKFRVVLSHIPLTFIPGIFSREVMLQLKPNVIFSAHDHRVAMATTRKNDSRYFEVGSFVDDSTVIKKQINDQDCTEVIWPTCSYRMGVVKSGYGFATIGNDGQMEVGVLWIHSRFWTLYLYLLVIATCLVLSVFSKCFKSFL